The following proteins come from a genomic window of Miscanthus floridulus cultivar M001 chromosome 2, ASM1932011v1, whole genome shotgun sequence:
- the LOC136540518 gene encoding uroporphyrinogen-III synthase, chloroplastic-like translates to MAFSSSLAPFFAPSGTFGAHPAKRLRADAPGRFVASSSPPPDVVVTREQGKNARLIAALEKHNIHSLELPLIKHVEGPDTDRLSDVLRNDKFDWITITSPEAAAVFLKGWKAAGSPKVRVAVVGAGTARVFHEVSESGDQSLEVAFSPSKALGKVLASELPRSNENSCKVLYPASAKAGHEIQDGLSERGFDVTRLNTYTTIPVEDVEPLTLNLAISAPVVAVASPSALRAWLNLISKVDNWNNSIACIGETTASAAKKLGLKSIYYPTTPGLEGWVDSILEALRVHRTSKEAPKC, encoded by the exons ATGGCCTTCTCTTCGTCACTGGCGCCCTTCTTCGCACCTTCTGGAACCTTCGGAGCCCATCCCGCCAAGAGGCTCCGGGCCGATGCACCCGGGAGGTTCGTGGCGTCCTCCTCGCCCCCTCCTGACGTCGTGGTGACGCGGGAGCAGGGAAAGAACGCCAGGCTCATCGCCGCACTG GAAAAGCATAATATACACTCTCTGGAACTTCCTCTTATTAAGCATGTTGAGGGCCCTGATACAGATAGGCTTTCAGATGTCCTACGTA ATGACAAGTTCGACTGGATTACTATAACCTCTCCTGAGGCAGCTGCAGTGTTCCTTAAGGGATGGAA GGCTGCTGGAAGTCCTAAGGTGCGAGTAGCTGTTGTTGGAGCAGGAACTGCAAGGGTTTTTCATGAAGTATCAGAATCTGGTGATCAATCTCTTGAGGTTGCATTTTCACCTTCCAAAG CTTTAGGTAAAGTCTTGGCTTCAGAGCTTCCAAGGAGCAATGAGAATTCATGTAAAGTATTGTATCCTGCATCTGCAAAGGCTGGCCATGAAATTC AGGATGGGCTATCAGAACGGGGATTTGACGTGACACGACTGAATACATATACAACT ATTCCTGTAGAAGATGTGGAACCACTAACATTAAATCTTGCTATATCAGCTCCAGTTGTCGCGGTAGCTTCTCCTTCTGCACTGAG GGCATGGTTAAATCTTATTTCAAAAGTTGATAACTGGAACAACTCCATCGCTTGCATTGGTGAGACCACTGCATCAGCAGCGAAGAAATTGGGCCTGAAGAGCATATATTATCCAACAACCCCTGGACTTGAGGG GTGGGTTGACAGCATTCTTGAGGCGCTCAGAGTCCACAGGACATCAAAAGAG GCCCCAAAATGTTGA
- the LOC136535598 gene encoding uncharacterized protein At5g64816, which yields MVDAWWPLLGAAIPALVAGQFVRIKRRRDEEQRLKAARGREKSSDEVFVCERVCTSKRMLKKVGAFSKDPIPDTCVTVCGVSELDACADACARTVCVNQHQVPNWNDVCLKRCQSECLKLSSTLM from the coding sequence ATGGTGGACGCGTGGTGGCCTCTGCTGGGCGCGGCGATCCCGGCGCTGGTGGCGGGTCAGTTTGTCCGCATCAAGCGCCGCCGCGACGAGGAGCAGCGCCTCAAGGCGGCGCGCGGGCGGGAGAAGAGCTCCGATGAGGTCTTCGTCTGCGAGCGCGTGTGCACTTCCAAGCGTATGCTCAAGAAGGTAGGGGCCTTCTCCAAGGACCCCATACCGGATACCTGCGTCACCGTCTGCGGCGTCTCTGAACTCGACGCCTGCGCCGACGCCTGCGCGCGCACCGTCTGCGTCAACCAGCACCAGGTGCCCAACTGGAACGACGTCTGCCTCAAGAGGTGCCAGAGCGAGTGCCTCAAACTCTCCTCAACCCTCATGTAA